One window of Anaerolineae bacterium genomic DNA carries:
- a CDS encoding dTDP-glucose 4,6-dehydratase, protein MRILITGAAGFLGSHLCDRLLAEGHEVIGMDNFITGSAENLAHLAGNERFSFIRHDVSNFIFVPGEVDAVLHFASPASPNPSSRYGYVNLPIQTMKAGALGTHNTLGVARKYGAKYLLASTSEIYGDPLEHPQRESYWGHVDPIGVRSVYDEAKRFAEALTMAYHRFHGIDTRIARIFNTYGPRMHLEDGRVVPNFIQQALRGEPLTVYGDGSQTRSFCYVDDLIEGIVRLLYSNEHLPVNIGNPNETSILEFAEVINRIVGNKAGIVFRPQARLEGDPQRRQPDIQRAKEILGWQPRVSLEDGLRETIAYFRYKMGLE, encoded by the coding sequence ATGCGGATTTTGATAACTGGAGCAGCTGGATTTCTGGGATCACATTTATGCGATCGTTTGCTTGCCGAAGGGCATGAAGTGATCGGGATGGATAATTTCATCACCGGTAGTGCAGAAAATTTAGCCCATTTAGCTGGCAATGAGCGCTTTTCTTTTATTCGGCATGATGTTTCAAATTTTATTTTTGTACCCGGGGAGGTAGATGCAGTATTGCATTTTGCTTCCCCTGCCAGCCCTAACCCTTCTTCTCGATATGGATATGTGAACCTTCCTATTCAAACCATGAAGGCGGGAGCTTTGGGCACGCATAACACCCTCGGCGTGGCTCGGAAATATGGCGCCAAATACCTCTTAGCCTCGACCAGCGAGATCTATGGTGATCCTTTGGAGCATCCTCAAAGAGAGAGTTATTGGGGACATGTCGATCCGATAGGTGTGCGTTCAGTCTATGATGAGGCAAAGCGATTTGCTGAAGCGTTGACCATGGCTTATCATCGCTTTCATGGAATCGATACCCGCATTGCGCGCATTTTCAACACCTACGGTCCACGTATGCACCTGGAGGATGGGCGGGTCGTGCCTAACTTTATTCAACAAGCCTTACGTGGCGAACCCCTCACGGTTTATGGGGATGGCAGTCAAACGCGCAGTTTTTGCTATGTTGATGACTTAATTGAAGGGATCGTCCGCTTGTTGTACTCTAATGAACATCTGCCGGTAAATATCGGAAATCCAAATGAGACGAGTATTTTAGAATTTGCCGAAGTGATCAATCGGATCGTCGGAAATAAGGCTGGGATTGTCTTTCGCCCTCAGGCAAGGCTGGAAGGTGATCCACAACGACGCCAACCCGATATTCAGCGTGCAAAGGAAATCCTGGGGTGGCAACCGCGCGTCTCGCTGGAAGATGGACTGCGAGAAACGATTGCGTATTTTCGCTATAAAATGGGATTAGAATAG
- a CDS encoding Succinyl-CoA ligase [ADP-forming] alpha chain, producing the protein MSILIDKNTRLLVQGITGNEGMFHTRQMVTYGTNVVAGVTPGKGGEWVLDGKIPVFDSVRIAVEATGANTSVIFVPARFASDAIFEAADAGIPLIVCITEGIPVQDMMCVRNYLDQKKCRLIGPNCPGLLSPGQSKVGIIPGDISIPGNVGIVSRSGTLTYEVLYALKLRRIGVSTCVGIGGDPINGTNFIDVLTMFEDDPHTDQVVLIGEIGGSDEEKAAEFIASRMTKPVVGFIAGQTAPPGKRMGHAGAIIEGGSGLARDKIRALQDAGVKVARHPEEIPDLLSKISMD; encoded by the coding sequence ATGAGCATATTGATTGACAAAAACACCCGTCTGCTTGTTCAAGGAATCACGGGAAATGAAGGTATGTTTCACACCCGTCAGATGGTCACCTACGGCACGAATGTCGTCGCTGGCGTCACCCCAGGCAAAGGCGGCGAGTGGGTGTTAGATGGCAAAATCCCTGTATTTGACTCTGTACGAATAGCTGTAGAAGCTACTGGCGCCAATACCAGTGTCATATTTGTCCCAGCTAGGTTTGCCTCAGATGCAATTTTCGAAGCAGCAGATGCGGGAATCCCATTAATTGTGTGTATCACTGAAGGTATCCCCGTCCAAGACATGATGTGCGTACGCAACTACCTCGATCAGAAAAAATGTCGCCTTATCGGCCCAAACTGCCCTGGCTTGCTCTCCCCCGGTCAATCAAAAGTCGGTATCATCCCCGGCGATATCTCCATACCAGGAAATGTAGGTATTGTTTCCCGTTCGGGGACACTCACCTATGAGGTACTCTATGCACTCAAGCTACGCCGTATTGGCGTGAGTACTTGCGTTGGCATTGGTGGCGATCCCATTAATGGCACAAATTTCATTGATGTCTTGACGATGTTTGAGGACGATCCTCATACGGATCAGGTCGTACTGATTGGCGAAATTGGAGGGAGCGATGAAGAAAAAGCGGCCGAATTTATCGCCAGCCGCATGACCAAACCGGTTGTAGGATTCATTGCGGGTCAAACCGCCCCACCGGGAAAAAGAATGGGACACGCTGGAGCCATTATCGAAGGTGGGTCAGGCTTAGCCAGGGACAAAATCCGCGCCCTACAGGATGCTGGGGTGAAAGTCGCCCGCCATCCTGAAGAAATTCCTGACTTACTGAGTAAAATTTCGATGGATTGA
- a CDS encoding Protoporphyrin IX Mg-chelatase subunit I: MEEKPLPQTNPIETPSESDVDPSLTVSSGVRSLRELIDRVVGKGLNLPEIQEDSGIAEVIPFPFLAIVNQYEMKMALLLALINPAMGGVLLIGPRGTGKTTAVRGLLDLLPLVPKSLCYYGCLPEDIETMGIDAVCPDCARKYAEGKPLAVMDRARLVELPLNARLEDVIGGIDERAALHQRLRLQRGILAQADRNVLYVDEVNLLNDDIVDALLDAAAQGSYTVRRGPISATYRSRFILIGSMNPEEGYLRPQIQDRFGLRVIVKGLDDDNERLEAYRRVKAYLANPRLTAKQFELETEIAREEIQIARELLPKVELPDAVAKVGLRWIKELGIDSLRAEITLFEAARAFAAADSRTVVEINDLKQVAPMALRLRKSSFMSDYLSQQEKEQIQLKAIMDRD; this comes from the coding sequence ATGGAAGAAAAACCCTTACCTCAAACTAACCCAATCGAGACACCGTCAGAATCGGATGTTGATCCATCTTTAACGGTTTCAAGTGGTGTGCGGTCGCTGAGGGAGTTGATCGATCGGGTTGTGGGCAAAGGTTTAAATCTACCGGAGATTCAAGAAGATTCAGGAATTGCAGAGGTTATTCCTTTTCCATTTTTAGCTATCGTTAATCAGTATGAGATGAAAATGGCTTTGCTCCTGGCGCTGATCAATCCTGCCATGGGTGGAGTATTGTTGATCGGTCCACGAGGAACAGGGAAAACGACGGCTGTTAGAGGCTTGTTAGACTTGCTTCCTCTCGTGCCAAAGAGTCTGTGCTATTACGGATGTTTACCCGAAGATATCGAAACCATGGGGATAGATGCTGTTTGTCCCGATTGCGCACGCAAGTATGCTGAAGGCAAACCTCTGGCGGTGATGGATCGAGCCAGACTGGTCGAGTTGCCTCTCAATGCTCGTCTGGAAGATGTGATCGGTGGAATTGATGAGCGGGCGGCTCTCCATCAGAGACTTCGCTTACAACGAGGCATTCTGGCACAAGCTGATCGCAATGTTTTATATGTGGATGAAGTAAATTTACTGAATGATGACATTGTAGATGCCTTGCTAGATGCCGCTGCGCAGGGTAGTTACACGGTGCGACGTGGACCGATTTCTGCGACTTATCGTTCAAGGTTTATTCTCATTGGGTCAATGAATCCTGAGGAGGGCTATTTGCGACCGCAAATCCAGGATCGCTTTGGTTTGCGTGTCATTGTCAAGGGTTTGGATGATGACAATGAGCGGCTCGAAGCCTATCGGCGAGTTAAGGCATACCTGGCAAACCCGCGCTTGACCGCGAAACAATTTGAACTGGAAACAGAGATCGCCCGCGAGGAGATTCAAATTGCGCGGGAGTTGCTGCCAAAAGTTGAGTTACCAGATGCAGTCGCTAAAGTAGGTTTAAGATGGATTAAAGAATTAGGGATCGATTCGTTGCGGGCGGAGATCACCCTTTTTGAAGCCGCACGAGCGTTTGCGGCGGCTGATTCACGAACGGTGGTAGAGATTAATGACTTGAAGCAAGTTGCCCCGATGGCGCTGCGCTTACGAAAATCTTCTTTTATGAGTGATTACTTAAGTCAGCAGGAGAAAGAACAAATACAATTGAAAGCCATTATGGATCGAGACTAA
- a CDS encoding Ribosomal large subunit pseudouridine synthase B, with protein MEERVQKILARAGYGSRRQCEALILQGRVKVNGVTIRLGAKADPDKDKITLDNQPLRDHPQKYYIALYKPRGIVSAAFSPEGKKTVCDLVNVETRLFPVGRLDVDSEGLILLTNDGELANILTHPRYGHEKEYRVLVARRPDEEQLKAWQHGIVLSDGYRTRPVHVRIEMTTPKGAWLRVILHEGRKRQIREMGTLTGLPVLRIIRIRIGEVTLGNLKPGEWRYLTPTEVKKLKSPAQKTFPTKPSTG; from the coding sequence ATGGAAGAAAGAGTTCAAAAAATCCTGGCTAGAGCCGGTTATGGTTCCAGAAGACAATGCGAAGCCCTTATCCTTCAAGGCAGGGTCAAGGTAAACGGGGTGACCATACGATTAGGTGCCAAGGCTGACCCTGATAAGGATAAGATAACCCTGGACAATCAACCATTGAGGGATCATCCTCAGAAGTACTATATAGCTTTATACAAACCGCGCGGCATTGTTTCAGCAGCTTTTTCGCCTGAAGGTAAAAAGACGGTATGTGACCTTGTGAATGTCGAAACTCGACTTTTTCCTGTCGGTCGTTTAGACGTCGATAGTGAAGGATTAATCCTCTTAACCAACGACGGCGAATTAGCCAATATTCTCACCCATCCGCGTTATGGACATGAGAAAGAATACCGCGTGCTGGTTGCCAGACGCCCAGATGAAGAGCAACTAAAAGCCTGGCAACATGGTATTGTCCTTTCGGACGGCTACCGAACCCGACCCGTGCATGTTCGCATCGAAATGACCACTCCAAAAGGCGCGTGGCTTCGGGTAATCCTTCACGAAGGTCGGAAGCGTCAAATTCGCGAAATGGGAACTCTGACAGGTTTACCGGTCTTGAGGATCATTCGTATCCGGATTGGAGAAGTGACTTTGGGCAACTTAAAACCCGGAGAATGGCGATATTTGACCCCCACTGAAGTGAAAAAGCTCAAAAGTCCCGCTCAAAAAACCTTCCCTACCAAACCCTCCACAGGATAA
- a CDS encoding Succinyl-CoA ligase [ADP-forming] beta chain gives MKLHEYQSKQIFSRYGIPIPKGRVASTANEVKQIAEELGGKVVVKSQVLVGGRGKAGGIRLAKNPTEAEEVATQILSMEIKGLPVRKVLVDEAANISSEIYLGITNDRAARKPVIMASSAGGVDIEEVAQVSPEKIIKVHIDPLLGLRDYQARDVAAGIDLAREHWKAFISITHGLWKVYTECDATLAEINPLVITAEGQLLALDGKMIIDDNALFRHPEFSEMRDLDAEAPSEIEARKYGLSYIKLDGDIGCMVNGAGLAMTTMDIIKLFGGNPANFLDIGGGANADKVAAAFRIILSDPNVKAVLLNVFGGITRCDEVAHGIVAAMQEVKPKVPMVVRLVGTNAEEGREILANAQMITAETLVDAAQKAVAASKGELK, from the coding sequence ATGAAACTACATGAATACCAATCTAAACAAATCTTTTCACGTTACGGGATACCCATCCCTAAAGGCCGTGTCGCATCAACAGCAAACGAAGTAAAACAAATCGCTGAGGAGCTTGGCGGCAAGGTGGTGGTAAAGTCCCAGGTTCTCGTCGGTGGGCGCGGGAAAGCTGGCGGTATTCGCCTGGCAAAGAATCCAACTGAAGCAGAAGAAGTTGCCACACAAATCCTTTCAATGGAGATCAAAGGATTACCTGTCCGCAAAGTTTTAGTTGATGAAGCAGCCAATATCAGCAGTGAAATTTATTTGGGAATCACCAATGATCGCGCTGCCCGGAAACCAGTTATCATGGCTTCCTCAGCAGGGGGAGTAGATATCGAAGAGGTAGCTCAAGTCTCCCCCGAGAAAATCATTAAAGTTCACATCGACCCTTTGCTGGGTTTGCGGGATTATCAAGCCCGTGATGTTGCAGCCGGCATTGATCTTGCCCGCGAACACTGGAAAGCTTTTATCTCAATCACTCATGGGCTCTGGAAGGTTTATACAGAATGCGATGCAACGCTCGCCGAAATCAACCCCTTAGTGATTACTGCTGAGGGTCAGCTTCTTGCGCTGGATGGCAAAATGATCATTGACGATAACGCCCTCTTCCGTCACCCAGAGTTTTCAGAGATGCGTGACCTGGATGCTGAAGCTCCATCAGAAATCGAAGCCAGAAAATATGGATTGTCTTACATAAAGCTGGATGGTGATATTGGGTGTATGGTTAATGGCGCCGGTTTAGCGATGACCACCATGGACATCATCAAATTGTTTGGCGGCAATCCGGCAAATTTTCTAGATATCGGCGGCGGTGCAAACGCAGACAAAGTAGCTGCTGCCTTTCGGATTATTCTTAGCGATCCTAACGTAAAAGCAGTTCTTTTAAATGTATTTGGCGGCATCACCCGCTGCGATGAAGTAGCCCATGGCATTGTCGCAGCCATGCAGGAAGTCAAACCCAAAGTCCCAATGGTGGTTCGCTTGGTGGGAACAAACGCAGAAGAAGGACGTGAAATCCTGGCAAATGCCCAAATGATCACGGCCGAAACCCTCGTTGACGCTGCACAAAAAGCTGTTGCCGCATCGAAAGGAGAACTTAAATGA
- a CDS encoding Segregation and condensation protein B, with product MNDQISSSFDLPALIEALLFVSSNPVSLNHLAAVLEISTSQVEEAIRELENRLLSTASPSYIRLQKHQGRFQLTTAPEIATFIEKFLGLETSSRLTQAALETLAVIAYRQPITRPQIEAIRGVNSDSVLKTLLSKGLIQEVGRAEAPGRPILYAITTEFLQHFGFSSLEQLPPWQDEQDADSLEIVES from the coding sequence ATGAATGACCAAATCTCATCAAGTTTTGACCTGCCAGCTCTAATCGAAGCATTACTTTTCGTTTCATCAAACCCGGTAAGCCTCAATCATTTAGCAGCCGTGCTAGAGATTTCCACTTCACAGGTTGAGGAAGCCATCCGAGAGTTGGAAAACAGGTTGCTCTCCACAGCTTCACCATCATACATTCGCCTGCAAAAACATCAGGGGCGCTTTCAACTCACCACTGCGCCTGAGATTGCCACTTTCATCGAAAAATTTTTAGGTCTGGAGACATCCAGCCGTCTCACCCAGGCCGCCTTAGAAACCCTGGCCGTCATTGCTTATCGTCAACCAATCACGCGTCCTCAAATTGAGGCAATCCGCGGCGTAAATAGCGATAGCGTATTAAAAACCCTTCTCAGCAAAGGCTTAATCCAGGAAGTTGGAAGAGCCGAAGCGCCTGGTCGCCCAATTCTCTATGCGATAACAACTGAATTTTTACAACATTTCGGCTTTTCATCCCTCGAGCAACTACCTCCATGGCAGGATGAACAAGATGCGGACTCCTTAGAAATTGTTGAAAGTTGA
- a CDS encoding Ribosomal RNA small subunit methyltransferase D encodes MRVIAGKAKGRQLKSVPGDTTRPITDRTKEALFNIIGADIEGASFLDCFGGTGSVGIEALSRGAAFVRFYELNRKAIQTIQENLRLTGLGQAAQVIQADVLRELEKPADRAFDYIYIAPPQYYQLWKKTLQIIDHQIGWLAVDGWCIAQIHPMEYEDLSQSALIQHLVEFDRRKYGSTLLVFFMRP; translated from the coding sequence ATGCGAGTTATTGCTGGAAAAGCGAAAGGACGCCAGCTTAAATCAGTCCCCGGGGATACCACCCGCCCTATTACCGACCGCACCAAAGAAGCTCTTTTTAATATAATTGGCGCTGATATCGAAGGCGCCAGTTTTTTAGATTGCTTTGGTGGAACCGGAAGCGTGGGAATTGAAGCCTTAAGTCGTGGGGCAGCGTTTGTGCGTTTCTATGAGCTGAATCGGAAAGCCATTCAGACCATTCAAGAAAATTTACGCCTGACAGGGCTGGGTCAGGCGGCGCAAGTGATCCAGGCAGATGTGTTGCGTGAACTGGAAAAACCAGCCGATAGAGCGTTCGATTACATCTACATTGCGCCTCCTCAATATTATCAGTTATGGAAGAAAACGCTGCAGATCATCGACCACCAGATTGGCTGGTTAGCGGTGGATGGCTGGTGTATTGCGCAAATCCACCCAATGGAATATGAAGACCTGTCTCAAAGTGCGTTAATTCAACACCTCGTCGAATTCGATCGACGCAAGTATGGTAGCACGCTGCTGGTCTTTTTTATGCGTCCTTAA
- a CDS encoding Acyl carrier protein — MSDTYEKVKAIIVELLGVDEAKVTPEARFREDLEADSLDLVELIMEFEDKFGGQISDEDAQKITTVGEAVKYIEEHMGNQ, encoded by the coding sequence ATGTCCGATACATACGAAAAGGTCAAAGCCATCATTGTGGAGTTGCTTGGGGTTGATGAGGCAAAAGTGACTCCTGAAGCTCGATTCCGCGAGGACTTAGAAGCCGATTCTCTCGACCTGGTTGAACTCATTATGGAGTTCGAAGATAAGTTTGGGGGGCAGATTTCTGATGAAGATGCCCAAAAGATCACTACGGTGGGGGAAGCGGTCAAGTACATCGAAGAGCACATGGGAAATCAGTAA
- a CDS encoding Cell wall-binding protein: MIAAEGNPNEILVEILADGKITRLEVPPNSTVGQAIQQAKLSVGQLDRVEPSISTSITEPISIKITRVKEEFEVERVILPFEQKVVQTESLPEQVNLLAQKGQNGEAEITYRILFEDGVEVSRTMVNEPTILKEPVTEIIMVGVQKPFITYEIPGRLAYLLGGNAWIMEGNTANRKVVVSSGDLDGRVFRLSRDGLWLLFTRRESEEGEINSLWAAHLVDLDQPVKLINLKATNIVHFADWAPSPGALRVYFSTVEPRATAPGWQANNNLLSLDFSPNGWVSKWKTIVETNSGGVYGWWGTNFALAPGGEQIAFARPDGVGIVNKEGGFEVLLNIIPYQTGADWAWVPGLSWSPDRQFLYTVDHVAQEGITNQEESESFAVTALPLETGTPIHLVQQAGMFATAVPSPIMGGDSQEHYRLAYLQANQPDQSEVSRYRLMVIDQDGSDTQYLFPREGETGLEPQVISWSPSPMSDTGFYAIAVIYQGNLYLIDVPEKAGEAGQIRQITGDGLVSRVAWSNTK, encoded by the coding sequence ATGATCGCTGCGGAAGGTAATCCGAACGAGATTCTCGTTGAGATCCTGGCAGATGGGAAAATTACTCGCCTTGAAGTTCCACCCAACAGTACAGTTGGGCAAGCGATTCAGCAGGCAAAGTTATCGGTTGGTCAACTTGATCGCGTAGAGCCTTCGATTTCTACTTCTATTACCGAACCCATTTCAATCAAGATTACGCGCGTGAAGGAAGAATTTGAGGTTGAGCGTGTTATTCTTCCTTTTGAACAAAAAGTCGTCCAAACAGAATCGCTACCGGAGCAGGTGAACTTGTTAGCTCAAAAAGGTCAAAATGGTGAAGCTGAAATTACCTATCGGATTTTATTTGAAGATGGCGTAGAGGTCTCCCGCACAATGGTTAATGAACCCACCATCCTTAAAGAGCCTGTCACCGAAATTATTATGGTTGGGGTGCAAAAACCATTCATTACCTATGAAATTCCGGGTAGGCTGGCTTATTTATTAGGGGGAAATGCATGGATTATGGAGGGAAATACAGCAAACCGAAAAGTGGTGGTCAGTTCGGGTGATTTAGATGGCCGCGTTTTTCGACTATCTCGTGATGGATTATGGCTTTTGTTTACGCGCCGCGAGAGTGAAGAAGGCGAGATCAATTCTCTCTGGGCAGCCCATTTAGTCGATTTAGACCAACCAGTCAAACTGATCAACTTAAAGGCAACCAACATTGTCCATTTTGCAGATTGGGCGCCGTCGCCTGGAGCATTAAGAGTGTACTTTTCTACCGTTGAACCCAGAGCAACTGCGCCGGGTTGGCAGGCGAACAATAACCTGCTCAGCTTAGATTTTAGCCCTAACGGGTGGGTATCGAAATGGAAGACGATCGTTGAGACCAATTCGGGAGGCGTTTATGGTTGGTGGGGGACAAATTTTGCGCTGGCTCCTGGAGGTGAGCAAATAGCTTTCGCCAGACCGGATGGGGTTGGAATAGTGAATAAAGAAGGTGGCTTTGAGGTTCTTCTAAATATCATCCCTTATCAGACAGGCGCTGACTGGGCATGGGTACCGGGACTTTCGTGGAGCCCCGATCGGCAATTTCTTTATACCGTTGATCATGTTGCCCAGGAGGGTATTACGAATCAGGAAGAATCGGAGTCGTTCGCGGTGACTGCGCTTCCTTTAGAAACTGGAACGCCAATTCATCTTGTTCAACAAGCTGGAATGTTTGCCACCGCAGTACCCTCTCCGATCATGGGAGGAGACTCACAAGAGCACTACCGTCTTGCGTACTTACAAGCCAATCAACCAGACCAGAGTGAAGTCAGCCGCTATCGGCTGATGGTGATTGATCAGGACGGTTCGGATACCCAATATCTGTTTCCAAGGGAAGGTGAAACCGGCTTGGAGCCGCAGGTGATCTCTTGGTCTCCATCACCGATGAGCGATACAGGTTTCTATGCGATTGCGGTCATTTATCAAGGGAATCTATACCTGATCGATGTACCGGAAAAGGCAGGAGAAGCAGGACAGATTCGCCAAATTACCGGTGATGGTTTAGTCAGCCGGGTGGCGTGGAGCAACACAAAGTGA
- a CDS encoding Uroporphyrinogen decarboxylase (URO-D): protein MATMNISHRQRIEACLSAKSLDRVPVILWRHFPVDDQDPLRLAQATIQFQRQFDFDAVKVTPASSFCVKDWGAEDIWRGASEGTRDYVKHPIQRAEDWVKLTVLDPKAGWLGKQLVCLQVIRAELGEETPIIQTVFNPLTQAKNLASRDKVLMWMRKYPEAFKQGLKTITETTIRFIEEARKTGIDGIFYAVQHAQYGIMSEEEYREFGLKYDLEVLEAAKPFWFNMLHLHGEDVMFDLFVDLPVQAINWHDQETPPSLQEAKAKFKGVVCGGLLRYTAMVLGTPEEIIAQARKAIEATQGERFILGTGCVVPITAPYGNILAARKSVEVT from the coding sequence TTGGCAACGATGAACATTTCCCATCGACAGCGAATTGAAGCCTGTTTATCCGCAAAGTCCCTTGATCGCGTACCGGTGATTTTATGGAGACACTTTCCGGTAGATGATCAAGACCCCTTGCGACTTGCGCAAGCCACGATTCAATTTCAAAGACAGTTTGATTTTGATGCGGTTAAGGTGACTCCGGCATCTTCTTTTTGCGTGAAAGATTGGGGAGCAGAGGATATCTGGAGAGGTGCTTCTGAAGGGACGCGCGATTATGTCAAACACCCCATCCAGAGAGCAGAAGATTGGGTGAAATTAACTGTTCTTGATCCAAAGGCAGGTTGGTTGGGAAAACAACTGGTTTGTCTCCAGGTAATCCGAGCGGAATTGGGCGAAGAAACCCCCATTATTCAGACGGTTTTCAACCCTTTAACCCAGGCTAAAAATTTAGCCTCGCGTGATAAGGTATTGATGTGGATGCGAAAATACCCTGAAGCCTTCAAGCAAGGGTTAAAAACGATCACAGAGACTACGATTCGGTTTATCGAAGAAGCACGGAAAACGGGTATTGATGGCATTTTCTATGCGGTACAACATGCGCAGTATGGAATTATGAGCGAAGAAGAGTATCGCGAGTTTGGTTTGAAGTACGATTTAGAAGTATTGGAGGCAGCCAAACCTTTCTGGTTCAATATGCTGCATCTGCATGGCGAGGATGTCATGTTTGACTTGTTTGTCGACCTGCCTGTTCAGGCAATAAACTGGCATGATCAGGAGACACCACCAAGCCTGCAGGAAGCAAAAGCGAAATTTAAAGGGGTTGTGTGTGGTGGTTTATTGCGATATACAGCCATGGTGTTGGGAACCCCTGAAGAGATTATCGCTCAGGCTAGAAAGGCTATCGAAGCTACACAAGGGGAACGGTTCATCCTTGGCACCGGCTGCGTTGTGCCCATCACTGCGCCTTATGGAAATATTTTAGCAGCCCGTAAAAGCGTAGAGGTCACCTGA
- a CDS encoding putative virion core protein (lumpy skin disease virus) — MARVFDVIEYPNEMKDELVHRFPESGPGDFRIGSQVIVRETQAAVFFRDGNALDVFGPGRHTITTLNIPLLIERIGKTFFNERTPFPAEVYFVSMRDFINRKWGTPQPIIVRNPNMGLGVALLQGFGTYGFQVKDPQQFVTQIVGAQGKYLISEIEDRLRSILLSKLSDLLGETTSKHSVPELIGLTDELSAGVRAKAQDDFAALGLTLKAFYIENLKPSTKSAEELRAMGMLDMATYTQLQAADALRDAAQNPSGGAGLTAGIGAGMGIGNVLSQSLQGMQPGQSAASTPSPGSPPPTIPPVMTPSEAAAFLRVSEEDVIAAINAGDLKAKKIGNAYRISKEALEEFLKG; from the coding sequence ATGGCCAGAGTATTTGATGTCATTGAATATCCAAATGAAATGAAAGACGAACTGGTGCACCGTTTTCCCGAAAGCGGGCCAGGTGATTTTCGGATTGGTTCCCAGGTAATTGTCCGTGAAACGCAGGCAGCAGTTTTCTTTCGAGACGGCAATGCATTAGACGTTTTTGGTCCGGGTCGGCATACGATAACCACCCTGAATATTCCGCTGCTCATTGAGCGCATCGGTAAGACTTTCTTCAATGAAAGAACCCCATTTCCAGCAGAAGTTTATTTCGTCTCGATGCGGGATTTTATCAACCGCAAATGGGGTACGCCGCAGCCAATCATTGTTCGTAATCCCAACATGGGTTTGGGTGTTGCCCTGTTGCAAGGGTTTGGCACCTATGGCTTCCAGGTCAAAGACCCCCAACAATTTGTAACCCAGATTGTTGGCGCGCAGGGAAAATATCTCATCAGCGAGATCGAAGATCGATTAAGGTCAATTCTCCTCTCCAAACTGAGTGACTTACTGGGCGAAACCACTTCAAAACACAGTGTCCCAGAGTTGATTGGCTTAACAGATGAACTCAGCGCAGGTGTGCGTGCCAAAGCCCAGGACGATTTTGCTGCCTTAGGCTTAACTCTAAAAGCATTCTACATCGAAAATCTAAAGCCCTCTACAAAATCCGCCGAAGAACTGCGGGCAATGGGCATGCTGGACATGGCAACCTATACCCAACTGCAGGCGGCCGACGCCTTACGAGACGCTGCTCAAAACCCCAGCGGCGGTGCCGGTCTCACCGCCGGCATCGGGGCTGGAATGGGAATTGGCAATGTACTCAGTCAATCCTTACAAGGCATGCAGCCCGGTCAATCTGCGGCTTCCACTCCCTCGCCAGGCTCTCCGCCACCCACTATTCCACCTGTCATGACCCCAAGCGAAGCAGCCGCGTTTTTACGCGTCTCCGAAGAGGATGTCATTGCCGCGATCAATGCTGGCGATTTGAAAGCCAAAAAGATCGGCAATGCCTACCGGATCAGCAAAGAAGCTTTGGAAGAGTTTTTGAAAGGATAA